A single Struthio camelus isolate bStrCam1 chromosome 6, bStrCam1.hap1, whole genome shotgun sequence DNA region contains:
- the LOC138067703 gene encoding interferon lambda-3-like, whose amino-acid sequence MRRAGCRALLLLLLALAGSLAGAFPRDAPRRGCGLSKYRFLLPSELKAVRKMKEQFEVTMLLSDRKCNARLFHRKWSTAELSVPDRVVLAEAELDLVTAVLGRLEEPGLAETHPRPLAFLAQAREDLRGCLAGEAPAHQPSGKLRHWLHKLETAKKEESAGCLEASAILHLFQVLSDLKCAALREQCSSPPPAVI is encoded by the exons ATGCGACGCGCCGGATgccgagcgctgctgctgctgctgctggccctggcggGCAGCCTGGCGGGCGCCTTTCCCCGGGACGCcccgcggaggggctgcggcCTCTCCAAGTACCGCTTCCTCCTGCCCTCCGAGCTGAAGGCCGTCCGAAAAATGAAGGAGCAGTTT GAGGTGACCATGCTGCTGTCGGACCGAAAATGCAACGCCAGGCTTTTCCACCGCAAATGGAGCACGGCAGAGCTGTCG GTGCCCGACCGCGTCGTGCTGGCGGAGGCCGAGCTGGACCTCGTCACGGCCGTCCTGGGGCGCCTGGAGGAGCCCGGCCTGGCCGAGACCCACCCGCGGCCGCTGGCTTTCCTCGCCCAAGCCCGGGAAGACCTGCGGGGCTGC CTGGCCGGCGAGGCTCCCGCGCATCAGCCCTCCGGGAAGCTGCGCCACTGGCTGCACAAGCTGGAAACGGCCAAGAAAGAG GAGAGCGCCGGCTGCCTGGAGGCCTCCGCCATCCTCCACCTCTTCCAAGTGCTCAGTGACCTGAAGTGCGCGGCCCTCCGCGAGCAGTGCTCCTCGCCCCCGCCGGCCGTTATTTAA
- the LOC104151159 gene encoding putative methyltransferase DDB_G0268948, giving the protein MATQLFEGKGHAAVYQKYRFAPGKELQQTILSYLKEKRTNTIELVVDVGCGSGQGTRFLAEHFKKVVGSDISEAQIQEARDAPSLPNVSYLVCPAEELPFEDGSVDLLTSFTAAHWFDIEKFMKEANRVVKPRGCVALSTYTVDMSLRYGNCSEKLTQIFRETRDVIFKYSHSRVKHVLEDYKEIFEALPFQDKKRITDIFDKIPMTVAGVVGYFESVSPYQVYMKNEPEAAKTLLQETEKRFLDTMGVSSRETPLEFWVRHVCILGYKGP; this is encoded by the exons ATGGCCACGCAGCTGTTTGAAGGGAAAGGACATGCAGCGGTCTATCAGAAATACAGGTTTGCTCCTGGCAAAGAACTGCAGCAAACCATCCTCTCCTACCTGAAGGAAAAG AGGACAAACACCATCGAACTGGTAGTGGACGTGGGCTGCGGGTCAGGACAAGGCACTCGCTTCCTGGCAGAGCATTTCAAGAAGGTGGTGGGATCGGACATCAGCGAAGCTCAGATCCAAGAGGCCAGGGATGCGCCCTCCCTTCCCAACGTGTCTTACCT tGTGTGCCCTGCAGAGGAGCTGCCATTTGAAGATGGCTCAGTGGACCTCCTTACTTCATTTACAGCCGCTCACTGGTTTGATATTGAGAAGTTCATGAAAGAAGCAAATCGTGTTGTCAAGCCGCGTGGTTGTGTGGCTCTTAGCACCTACACCGTGGACATGAGTCTGCGCTATGGAAACTGCTCCGAAAAGCTGACGCAGATCTTCAGAGAG acCAGGGACGTGATTTTTAAGTACTCGCATAGTAGAGTAAAGCACGTCTTGGAAGACTACAAAGAGATATTTGAGGCCTTGCCATTTCAAGACAAGAAGAG AATCACTGACATCTTTGATAAAATTCCTATGACAGTTGCTGGTGTGGTTGGTTACTTTGAGTCTGTCTCTCCATATCAAGTTTACATGAAGAATGAGCCTGAAGCTGCAAAAACTCTCCtccaagaaactgaaaagag GTTCCTGGACACGATGGGAGTTTCCTCTCGGGAAACCCCGCTGGAGTTCTGGGTAAGGCACGTCTGCATCCTAGGGTACAAGGGACCGTGA